One Tachysurus fulvidraco isolate hzauxx_2018 chromosome 2, HZAU_PFXX_2.0, whole genome shotgun sequence DNA segment encodes these proteins:
- the mical2a gene encoding F-actin-monooxygenase MICAL2 isoform X7 — MGEMEEDKSRAGRMFETFVQATTCKSTLQAFNILCTYLELDPLEYDSFYSSLKSRLTCWKAKALWSKLDKRAAHKEYKKVPACIGTKCLIIGGGPCGLRTAIELAFLGAKVVVIEKRDTFSRNNVLHLWPFTIHDLRGLGAKKFYGKFCAGAIDHISIRQLQLMLLKIALLLGVEFHVNVEFVKLLEPPEDQENEGPGWKAEIRPSDHPVADFDFDVVVGADGRRNTLEGFRRKEFRGKLAIAITANFINRNTTAEAKVEEISGVAFIFNQKFFQDLKQETGIDLENIVYYKDNTHYFVMTAKKQSLLDKGVIIHDYIDTEALLSSDNVNQEALLCYAREAADYATHYQLPTLEYAMNHLDQPDVAMFDFTCMYASENAALVRERFGHQLLVALVGDSLLEPFWPMGTGCARGFLAAFDTAWMVKSWAQGRGPLEVLAERESLYRLLPQTTPENIAKNFDQYTIDPGTRYPNLNSNCVRPHQVRNYYMCGELKSCSLERAATIRRPVNLARRESEIRPSRLLTWCQKQTEGYRGVTVTDLNSSWTSGLAFCALIHRFRAHLIDYDSLNEEDSVKNVQLAFDTAEKEFGIKPFTTGKELASGQEPDKNSMVTYLSKFYELFRGTPLPSSDSRRETGGNNKEFTERASQPVCRSMSFTLPRKRIPKDDKKVEDNDSFNKRRRRTVCNFLEQVNNLSSQNTAPEKQEIKENKVKFMASQLLARFEESTPSCTLRRQLTASALRPPGPPSHDLTELPLSIKPRKKNPPPPPPKTQLQPSDPLLPFPFNISRHDCQNLTHTVHASQSHSHSKPSDTHMKPTSQSEIPEADHAASCHSAILTMRAMLQRLQRVEEKINQRKAQTENTREFRRKSIKEKANHLSSLFSGSNVEPPQTAVNLPLSSSLSPPPHCSATSPPVHSHPGSFSLAAFSISSCVSFISAVTSE; from the exons ATGGGAGAAATGGAGGAAGATAAGAGCCGGGCAGGAAGGATGTTTGAGACATTCGTCCAGGCGACCACGTGTAAGTCCACACTGCAGGCCTTTAACATCCTGTGTACTTACCTGGAGCTAGATCCTCTGGAGTATGACTCCTTCTACAGCAGCCTGAAGAGCAGACTGACTTGCTGGAAAGCCAAAGCACTATGGAGCAAACTAGACAAGAGAGCCGCACACAAGGAGTACAAGAAAGTCCCAGCCTGCATAGGCACAAAg TGCTTAATAATCGGAGGAGGACCCTGTGGCCTGCGTACTGCTATAGAACTGGCTTTCCTTGGTGCCAAAGTAGTGGTGATCGAGAAGAGAGACACATTTTCCAGGAACAATGTTCTGCACCTATGGCCCTTCACCATCCATGACCTCCGAGGCCTGGGGGCTAAGAAGTTTTATGGCAAGTTCTGTGCAGGAGCCATAGACCACATCA GTATTCGGCAGCTCCAGCTCATGCTCCTGAAGATCGCTCTGCTGTTAGGGGTTGAGTTTCATGTCAACGTGGAGTTTGTAAAGCTTCTGGAGCCTCCAGAAGACCAGGAAAACGAGG GACCCGGTTGGAAGGCGGAGATCCGGCCATCAGATCACCCTGTAGCTGACTTTGATTTTGACGTTGTGGTCGGCGCTGACGGGAGACGAAACACACTCGAAG GATTTAGACGGAAAGAATTCCGCGGGAAACTGGCCATCGCTATTACAGCCAACTTTATCAACAGGAACACTACAGCAGAGGCCAAAGTGGAGGAAATCAGTGGCGTGGCCTTTATCTTCAACCAGAAGTTCTTCCAGGACCTCAAACAAGAGACCG GCATTGACTTGGAGAACATTGTGTACTACAAAGACAACACGCACTACTTCGTCATGACAGCTAAAAAGCAGAGTCTTCTGGATAAAGGGGTCATCATTCAT GATTATATCGACACAGAAGCTCTGCTCAGCAGTGACAATGTGAACCAGGAGGCTCTGCTATGCTACGCTCGGGAGGCTGCCGACTATGCCACGCATTACCAGCTGCCCACCCTGGAGTACGCCATGAACCACCTCGACCAGCCGGATGTAGCTATGTTTGACTTTACCTGTATGTATGCCTCAGAAAATGCAGCTCTGGTCAGAGAGCGGTTTGGACATCAGCTGCTGGTGGCACTGGTGGGAGATAGTCTGCTAGAG CCTTTTTGGCCCATGGGTACAGGATGTGCCCGTGGCTTCTTGGCGGCATTTGATACAGCCTGGATGGTCAAGAGCTGGGCACAGGGAAGAGGGCCACTGGAAGTGCTAGCTGAGAG GGAGAGTCTTTACCGTCTGCTACCTCAAACAACACCTGAAAATATCGCCAAGAACTTTGATCAGTACACCATAGATCCTGGAACACGTTATCCCAACCTCAACTCCAACTGTGTGAGACCACACCAG GTCCGTAACTACTACATGTGCGGTGAACTGAAGTCCTGCTCCTTGGAGCGAGCTGCAACCATACGCCGCCCAGTTAATCTGGCACGACGAG AATCTGAGATCAGGCCCAGCAGGTTGCTGACATGGTGTCAAAAGCAGACAGAGGGCTATCGAGGCGTCACTGTGACTGACCTGAACTCATCATGGACCAGCGGGTTGGCCTTCTGCGCTCTTATCCACCGTTTCAGAGCACACCTCAT TGATTATGATTCCCTGAATGAAGAAGACTCTGTTAAAAATGTCCAGCTAGCATTCGACACGGCTGAAAAGGAGTTTGGCATCAAGCCGTTCACTACAGGCAAGGAGCTAGCATCGGGCCAAGAGCCAGACAAGAACAGCATGGTGACCTACCTGTCCAAATTCTACGAGCTCTTCAGGGGAACACCTCTGCCATCCTCAG attcaAGAAGAGAAACAGGgggaaataataaagaatttacTGAAAGAGCTTCCCAACCTGTTTGTAGATCAATGAGCTTTACACTGCCTCGAAAACGAATCCCAAAG GATGATAAAAAGGTAGAAGATAATGATTCTTTTAACAAAAGAAGACGGAGGACAGTCTGCAATTTTTTGGAACAG GTAAACAACCTCTCCAGTCAAAACACAGCACCTGAGAAACAGGAGATAAAAGAGAATAAAGTCAAATTCATGGCTTCTCAGCTACTGGCAAGGTTTGAGGAGAGCACTCCAAGCTGCACTCTGCGTAGGCAG CTTACCGCAAGCGCTCTGAGGCCTCCGGGACCTCCATCACACGATCTGACTGAACTCCCACTCTCCATAAAACCCAGGAAGAAAAAcccacctcctccacctcctaAAACACAG CTCCAACCATCAGATCCTCTCCTCCCCTTTCCCTTTAACATCTCTCGGCATGATTGCCAGAATCTCACCCACACTGTTCATGCttcacagtcacactcacactcaaagccttctgacacacacatgaaaCCAACATCACAGTCAGAGATACCAGAAGCAGACCACGCTGCATCATGTCACTCTGCCATACTGACCATGAGAGCAATGCTGCAGCGTCTGCAGAGAGTGGAGGAAAAAATCAACCAG AGGAAAGCGCAGACAGAAAACACTAGAGAGTTCCGTAGAAAAAGCATAAAGGAGAAAGCCAACCATTTGAGCTCTCTATTCTCTGGCAGCAACGTTGAACCCCCTCAG
- the mical2a gene encoding F-actin-monooxygenase MICAL2 isoform X8 — MGEMEEDKSRAGRMFETFVQATTCKSTLQAFNILCTYLELDPLEYDSFYSSLKSRLTCWKAKALWSKLDKRAAHKEYKKVPACIGTKCLIIGGGPCGLRTAIELAFLGAKVVVIEKRDTFSRNNVLHLWPFTIHDLRGLGAKKFYGKFCAGAIDHISIRQLQLMLLKIALLLGVEFHVNVEFVKLLEPPEDQENEGPGWKAEIRPSDHPVADFDFDVVVGADGRRNTLEGFRRKEFRGKLAIAITANFINRNTTAEAKVEEISGVAFIFNQKFFQDLKQETGIDLENIVYYKDNTHYFVMTAKKQSLLDKGVIIHDYIDTEALLSSDNVNQEALLCYAREAADYATHYQLPTLEYAMNHLDQPDVAMFDFTCMYASENAALVRERFGHQLLVALVGDSLLEPFWPMGTGCARGFLAAFDTAWMVKSWAQGRGPLEVLAERESLYRLLPQTTPENIAKNFDQYTIDPGTRYPNLNSNCVRPHQVRNYYMCGELKSCSLERAATIRRPVNLARRESEIRPSRLLTWCQKQTEGYRGVTVTDLNSSWTSGLAFCALIHRFRAHLIDYDSLNEEDSVKNVQLAFDTAEKEFGIKPFTTGKELASGQEPDKNSMVTYLSKFYELFRGTPLPSSDSRRETGGNNKEFTERASQPVCRSMSFTLPRKRIPKDDKKVEDNDSFNKRRRRTVCNFLEQVNNLSSQNTAPEKQEIKENKVKFMASQLLARFEESTPSCTLRRQLTASALRPPGPPSHDLTELPLSIKPRKKNPPPPPPKTQLQPSDPLLPFPFNISRHDCQNLTHTVHASQSHSHSKPSDTHMKPTSQSEIPEADHAASCHSAILTMRAMLQRLQRVEEKINQRKAQTENTREFRRKSIKEKANHLSSLFSGSNVEPPQTAVNLPLSSSLSPPPHCSATSPPVHSHPAHCRESVSGGRSSGREAAYSL, encoded by the exons ATGGGAGAAATGGAGGAAGATAAGAGCCGGGCAGGAAGGATGTTTGAGACATTCGTCCAGGCGACCACGTGTAAGTCCACACTGCAGGCCTTTAACATCCTGTGTACTTACCTGGAGCTAGATCCTCTGGAGTATGACTCCTTCTACAGCAGCCTGAAGAGCAGACTGACTTGCTGGAAAGCCAAAGCACTATGGAGCAAACTAGACAAGAGAGCCGCACACAAGGAGTACAAGAAAGTCCCAGCCTGCATAGGCACAAAg TGCTTAATAATCGGAGGAGGACCCTGTGGCCTGCGTACTGCTATAGAACTGGCTTTCCTTGGTGCCAAAGTAGTGGTGATCGAGAAGAGAGACACATTTTCCAGGAACAATGTTCTGCACCTATGGCCCTTCACCATCCATGACCTCCGAGGCCTGGGGGCTAAGAAGTTTTATGGCAAGTTCTGTGCAGGAGCCATAGACCACATCA GTATTCGGCAGCTCCAGCTCATGCTCCTGAAGATCGCTCTGCTGTTAGGGGTTGAGTTTCATGTCAACGTGGAGTTTGTAAAGCTTCTGGAGCCTCCAGAAGACCAGGAAAACGAGG GACCCGGTTGGAAGGCGGAGATCCGGCCATCAGATCACCCTGTAGCTGACTTTGATTTTGACGTTGTGGTCGGCGCTGACGGGAGACGAAACACACTCGAAG GATTTAGACGGAAAGAATTCCGCGGGAAACTGGCCATCGCTATTACAGCCAACTTTATCAACAGGAACACTACAGCAGAGGCCAAAGTGGAGGAAATCAGTGGCGTGGCCTTTATCTTCAACCAGAAGTTCTTCCAGGACCTCAAACAAGAGACCG GCATTGACTTGGAGAACATTGTGTACTACAAAGACAACACGCACTACTTCGTCATGACAGCTAAAAAGCAGAGTCTTCTGGATAAAGGGGTCATCATTCAT GATTATATCGACACAGAAGCTCTGCTCAGCAGTGACAATGTGAACCAGGAGGCTCTGCTATGCTACGCTCGGGAGGCTGCCGACTATGCCACGCATTACCAGCTGCCCACCCTGGAGTACGCCATGAACCACCTCGACCAGCCGGATGTAGCTATGTTTGACTTTACCTGTATGTATGCCTCAGAAAATGCAGCTCTGGTCAGAGAGCGGTTTGGACATCAGCTGCTGGTGGCACTGGTGGGAGATAGTCTGCTAGAG CCTTTTTGGCCCATGGGTACAGGATGTGCCCGTGGCTTCTTGGCGGCATTTGATACAGCCTGGATGGTCAAGAGCTGGGCACAGGGAAGAGGGCCACTGGAAGTGCTAGCTGAGAG GGAGAGTCTTTACCGTCTGCTACCTCAAACAACACCTGAAAATATCGCCAAGAACTTTGATCAGTACACCATAGATCCTGGAACACGTTATCCCAACCTCAACTCCAACTGTGTGAGACCACACCAG GTCCGTAACTACTACATGTGCGGTGAACTGAAGTCCTGCTCCTTGGAGCGAGCTGCAACCATACGCCGCCCAGTTAATCTGGCACGACGAG AATCTGAGATCAGGCCCAGCAGGTTGCTGACATGGTGTCAAAAGCAGACAGAGGGCTATCGAGGCGTCACTGTGACTGACCTGAACTCATCATGGACCAGCGGGTTGGCCTTCTGCGCTCTTATCCACCGTTTCAGAGCACACCTCAT TGATTATGATTCCCTGAATGAAGAAGACTCTGTTAAAAATGTCCAGCTAGCATTCGACACGGCTGAAAAGGAGTTTGGCATCAAGCCGTTCACTACAGGCAAGGAGCTAGCATCGGGCCAAGAGCCAGACAAGAACAGCATGGTGACCTACCTGTCCAAATTCTACGAGCTCTTCAGGGGAACACCTCTGCCATCCTCAG attcaAGAAGAGAAACAGGgggaaataataaagaatttacTGAAAGAGCTTCCCAACCTGTTTGTAGATCAATGAGCTTTACACTGCCTCGAAAACGAATCCCAAAG GATGATAAAAAGGTAGAAGATAATGATTCTTTTAACAAAAGAAGACGGAGGACAGTCTGCAATTTTTTGGAACAG GTAAACAACCTCTCCAGTCAAAACACAGCACCTGAGAAACAGGAGATAAAAGAGAATAAAGTCAAATTCATGGCTTCTCAGCTACTGGCAAGGTTTGAGGAGAGCACTCCAAGCTGCACTCTGCGTAGGCAG CTTACCGCAAGCGCTCTGAGGCCTCCGGGACCTCCATCACACGATCTGACTGAACTCCCACTCTCCATAAAACCCAGGAAGAAAAAcccacctcctccacctcctaAAACACAG CTCCAACCATCAGATCCTCTCCTCCCCTTTCCCTTTAACATCTCTCGGCATGATTGCCAGAATCTCACCCACACTGTTCATGCttcacagtcacactcacactcaaagccttctgacacacacatgaaaCCAACATCACAGTCAGAGATACCAGAAGCAGACCACGCTGCATCATGTCACTCTGCCATACTGACCATGAGAGCAATGCTGCAGCGTCTGCAGAGAGTGGAGGAAAAAATCAACCAG AGGAAAGCGCAGACAGAAAACACTAGAGAGTTCCGTAGAAAAAGCATAAAGGAGAAAGCCAACCATTTGAGCTCTCTATTCTCTGGCAGCAACGTTGAACCCCCTCAG